The Enterobacter mori genomic interval GGCGATAAAACGAAACTTCTGCCGCTTGGCCGCGCGCTCGACAGGGTGTTAACCTGGAACTACTACATGCTGCCAATGTGGTACATGGGCGAAGATCGCCTTGCCCGTTGGGACAAATTCTCGCTGCCTTCTGTACGCCCTGTCTATACGCTGGGTTTCGATACCTGGTGGTATGACGTGAACAAAGCCGCCAAACTTCCCGCAGAGCGGCGTTGAGGAATAACAATGGGTGCTTATCTGATCCGCCGCTTGCTGCTGGTTATCCCGACGCTGTGGGCCATCATCACGATTAACTTTTTCATCGTCCAGATTGCCCCTGGCGGGCCGGTGGATCAGGCTATCGCCGCCGTGGAATTTGGCCACAGCGGGGGAATGCCCGGTGGCGGCGGTGAAGGGATGGGCGCGAGTCACGCAAGGACCGGCGTGGGCAATATCAGCGAAAGCCACTACCGCGGCGGGCGCGGGTTAGATCCAGAGGTGATCGCCGAGATCACCCATCGCTACGGCTTTGATAAACCGCTGCATGAGCGTTATTTCAAGATGCTCTGGGATTACGTGCGCTTTGATTTTGGCGATAGCCTGTTTCGCAGCGCATCCGTGCTGACGTTAATTAAGCAAAGTCTGCCGGTTTCCGTCACCCTTGGTCTGTGGGGGACGTTGATTATCTATCTGGTCTCCATTCCGTTGGGCATTCGAAAAGCGGTCTATAACGGCAGCCGCTTTGATATCTGGAGCAGCACGTTCATCATCATCGGCTATGCGATTCCAGCATTTCTGTTTGCGGTTCTGCTTATCGTCTTTTTCGCCGGGGGGAGTTATTTCGATATTTTCCCGCTCCGGGGATTGGTGTCAGCTGATTTCAGCACCCTGCCGTGGTATCAAAAAATCACCGATTATTTCTGGCACATCACGCTGCCGGTGCTCGCGACGGTTATTGGCGGTTTTGCAGCGCTGACGATGCTGACCAAAAATGCCTTCCTTGATGAAATCCGCAAACAGTATGTTGTCACCGCGCGTGCAAAGGGCGTGGGTGAAAAACAGATCATGTGGAAGCACGTTTTCCGCAACGCGATGCTGCTGGTGATTGCCGGATTCCCGGCCACCTTCATCAGTATGTTTTTTACCGGCTCGCTGCTGATAGAGGTGATGTTCTCCCTGAACGGTCTGGGACTGCTGGGCTATGAGGCCACCGTCTCGCGCGATTACCCGGTCATGTTTGGCACACTCTATATTTTCACCCTGATTGGCCTGCTGCTGAATATCATCAGTGATATCAGCTATACGCTGGTCGATCCCCGAATCGATTTTGAGGGCCGCTGATGCCGCGTTTAAGCCCCGTCAACCAGGCCCGCTGGGCACGCTTTCGCCACAACCGACGCGGCTACTGGTCGCTGTGGATCTTCGCCGTGCTGTTTATCTTAAGCATGTGCGCCGAGCTGATTGCAAACGATAAGCCGCTGCTAGTGCATTTTAACGACCGCTGGTATGTGCCTGTGTTGAACAACTACAGCGAGAGTGATTTTGGCGGCCCGTTTGCGACCCCGGCTGAATATCAGGATCCGTGGCTTCGCGATCAAATCGACACGCACGGTTGGGCGCTCTGGGCACCCATTCGCTTTGGCGCAAACAGCATAAACTTTGCCACCTCAACCCCCTTCCCTTCACCTCCCTCCGCGCAGAACTGGCTGGGAACCGACGCGAACGGCGGTGACGTGCTGGCACGCATTCTCTACGGCACGCGGATCTCCCTGCTCTTCGGGCTGATGCTGACGCTCTTTTCCAGCGTGATGGGCGTCGTCGCGGGTGCCGTTCAGGGCTATTACGGCGGGAAGCTCGATCTCTGGGGGCAACGCATCATTGAAGTCTGGTCGGGTATGCCAACGCTGTTTCTGATCATCCTGCTTTCCAGCGTAGTGCAGCCTGGCTTCTGGTGGCTGCTGGGGATCACCGTCCTGTTTGGCTGGATGGCGCTGGTGGGCGTGGTGCGTGCGGAATTTCTGCGCACGCGGAACTTTGACTATATCCGCGCCGCACAGGCGCTGGGGGTCAGCGATCGGGCGATTATTATCCGCCATATGCTCCCCAACGCCGTGGTCGCAACCCTGACCTTTCTGCCCTTTATTTTGTGCAGCTCCATCACCACCCTCACCTCGCTTGATTTCCTTGGTTTTGGGCTGCCGCTCGGCTCGCCATCGCTCGGCGAACTGTTGCTGCAAGGCAAGAACAATCTTCAGGCGCCGTGGCTTGGCATCACTGCGTTTCTCTCAGTGGCCGTGCTGCTTTCGCTGCTGATCTTTATTGGCGAAGCCGTGCGCGATGCCTTTGATCCCGACAAGGCGGTATAGATGACGCAACCTCTTCTGAGCATTGAAAACCTGTCTATTGCCTTTTCGAAACAGGGCGAGACCCGCACGGTGGTGAATGACCTGTCACTGCAGATCCAGCGCGGCGAAACGCTGGCGCTGGTAGGGGAATCGGGTTCCGGTAAGAGCGTTTCGGCCCTCTCCATCCTGCGTCTGCTCCCTTCCCCGCCGGTCAGCTATCCGCAGGGTGACATTCTGTTCCACGGCAGTTCGCTGCTACATACGGATGAGCAAACCCTGCGCGGGATCCGCGGCAATAAGATTGCCATGATATTTCAGGAGCCGATGGTCTCGCTCAACCCGCTGCATACGCTGGAAAAACAGCTCTACGAAGTGCTGTCACTCCACCGGGGCATGCGCAAAGAGGCGGCGCGGGGTGAAATTCTCGATTGCCTTGAACGCACGGGCATTCGCAATGCCGCCAAACGGCTGACCGACTTTCCGCACCAGCTCTCCGGTGGGGAACGTCAGCGCGTGATGATCGCCATGGCGCTGCTGACGCGCCCTGAGCTGTTGATCGCCGATGAACCGACAACGGCACTGGACGTGACGGTTCAGGCGCAGATATTGACGCTGCTGCGGGAACTGCGTGACGAGCTGAACATGAGCCTGCTGTTTATTACGCACAATCTGAGCATCGTGAGAAAGCTGGCTGACAGCGTGGCGGTGATGCAAAACGGACGATGTGTGGAGCAAAATACGGCGGCCTCGCTGCTGACGGCACCTCAACACCCCTATACGCGACGCCTGCTCAACAGCGAACCCTCCGGCGATCCCGTTCCCCTGGATGCCGACAGCGAGCCGCTGCTGCGCGTTGAGGGGCTGGGCGTTTCTTTTCCCGTTCGTAAAGGCATTTTACGGCGCGTTGTCGATCAGAACCCGGTTCTGAAAGATATCCGCTTCTCTCTGCGTCCGGGTGAATCGCTGGGGCTGGTTGGTGAGTCGGGTTCTGGCAAAAGCACCACCGGTCTTGCGCTGCTGCGCTTAATCGCCTCGCAGGGTGAGATCCTCTTTGACGGCATGCCGCTGCACACCCGGAACCGTCGCCAGATGTTGCCCGTGCGTCCACGCATGCAGGTTGTTTTTCAGGATCCTAACTCCTCGCTTAACCCAAGACTGAGTATTTTGCAGATTGTCGAAGAGGGTTTACGCGTTCATCGTCCCACGCTGAACGCTGAGCAACGCGAAAAAGAGGTCATGCTCGTCATGGCTGAAGTGGGATTAGATCCCGCCACGCGCCACCGCTATCCTGCAGAATTTTCCGGCGGTCAGCGCCAGCGCATCGCGATTGCCCGCGCGCTGATCCTGAAACCTGAGTTGATCATTCTTGATGAACCCACCTCTTCGCTGGACAGAACCGTACAGGCGCAGATCCTGACGCTGTTAAAAGGGTTACAGGAAAAGCATCGGCTGGCCTATATCTTCATCAGCCACGATTTACAGGTGGTACGGGCGTTGTGCCATCAGGTGATTGTGTTGCGGCAGGGAGAAGTCGTCGAGCAGGGAGAGTGCCAGCGCGTATTCACTGCGCCGACGCAGAGCTACACGCGCCAGCTACTGTCAGCAGACTAGCGCTCAGAAAGGATATTGACCAGAGAAAGGCTCGGCAATCGCCACGCCGAAGTTTTTCAGACGGCAGGTGGCAGCAAATTCATCCTGGCTGTTCACAAACAGGCAAGGCTCGCCTTCGCATTCCAGCACGGAGCTATCCACTTCGATATCCGTCAGCGCCTGACTGAGGCGCTCCATGACCGGCCAGGCATTTTCGTCGCTCGGACTCAGCAGTTTGAGCGCAACCAGACAATTCTCGCACCCTGCGCCGCTTTGCGGAATCGGTTCAACTTTCGAACCTGCAAAACCCGCCGACCAGCGATAGCTCTGGGGCAAGCGATGGACAATGGAGAGTTGTAATGTATTCACGTTCGTTCCCCGGAAGCAAAATTACTTCACAATTTATTTACATTTATAGTAACACATGATTGCAAGCCTGCACTCTTTAGCGGTTTTTATAGGCATTGCAGGCTCGCGTGGGCGCTATATGTACCCGTTTCTGCGATCTAACTCAACCTTTTTAAATACAATGATGTGACTTTTTACATAAATAGATTTTACATAAAAGAAACAAACACAGGGTAAACGAACAGCGCTTTGGTTGATATGCATCAACAAAAAGGCCCGATTCGGGCCTTCAGTGTGCTTTAGTGAGCGGCTTTACGCGGCCGACTGGCATAAAGATAGAAGAGAATGGAGCTGGTTGCGCAGAAAGCGATTGCCCACAACATCGGCCATGCGGTGTTAAACGTGGCCATTGAGAGCAGCGCCCCTACGATAGCGCCAATCCCAAAGCGGAACGTCCCCGCCAGTGACGACGCCGTGCCTGCCATATGCGGGAATTCGTCAAGGATAACCGCCATCGCGTTGGAAGAGATCATCGATACGCAGCCGACAAACGCCGCTACGCCCACCACCAGCGCCCAGAAGCCAATCCCCAGGAACGCGCTCACCACCATCCATAAAGCCATAATGAACTGGATCCACAGCCCGGCGCGGAACATATTGATCGCCCCTACCCGCCGAACAAAGCGGCTGTTGATGATGGTCATAACAAACAGGAACACGATGTTCAGCGCAAAGTAATAACCAAAGTGCTGCGGTGAAACGTGATTAAGTTCGATATAAACAAACGGCCCGGCGCTCAGGAAGGAGAACATCCCGGCAAAGCTGAAGCCGCTCGCCAGCATGTAGCTCAGCACGCGCTTATGGCGAAACAGCGAGGCGAAATTCCCCATTGTGGTACGAATGTGGAACTTCTGTCGACGTTCGACGGGCAGCGTTTCATC includes:
- a CDS encoding microcin C ABC transporter permease YejB gives rise to the protein MGAYLIRRLLLVIPTLWAIITINFFIVQIAPGGPVDQAIAAVEFGHSGGMPGGGGEGMGASHARTGVGNISESHYRGGRGLDPEVIAEITHRYGFDKPLHERYFKMLWDYVRFDFGDSLFRSASVLTLIKQSLPVSVTLGLWGTLIIYLVSIPLGIRKAVYNGSRFDIWSSTFIIIGYAIPAFLFAVLLIVFFAGGSYFDIFPLRGLVSADFSTLPWYQKITDYFWHITLPVLATVIGGFAALTMLTKNAFLDEIRKQYVVTARAKGVGEKQIMWKHVFRNAMLLVIAGFPATFISMFFTGSLLIEVMFSLNGLGLLGYEATVSRDYPVMFGTLYIFTLIGLLLNIISDISYTLVDPRIDFEGR
- a CDS encoding Bcr/CflA family multidrug efflux MFS transporter, producing MTTRPHSSFKIVFILGLLAMLMPLSIDMYLPALPVISAQFGVPAGSAQMTLSTYILGFAIGQLLYGPMADSLGRKPVILGGTLVFAGAAVACALAQSIDQLIIMRFFHGLAAAAASVVINALMRDVYPKEEFSRMMSFVMLVTTIAPLVAPMVGGAVLVWFSWHAIFWILAVAALLASAMIFFFIDETLPVERRQKFHIRTTMGNFASLFRHKRVLSYMLASGFSFAGMFSFLSAGPFVYIELNHVSPQHFGYYFALNIVFLFVMTIINSRFVRRVGAINMFRAGLWIQFIMALWMVVSAFLGIGFWALVVGVAAFVGCVSMISSNAMAVILDEFPHMAGTASSLAGTFRFGIGAIVGALLSMATFNTAWPMLWAIAFCATSSILFYLYASRPRKAAH
- the yejF gene encoding microcin C ABC transporter ATP-binding protein YejF yields the protein MTQPLLSIENLSIAFSKQGETRTVVNDLSLQIQRGETLALVGESGSGKSVSALSILRLLPSPPVSYPQGDILFHGSSLLHTDEQTLRGIRGNKIAMIFQEPMVSLNPLHTLEKQLYEVLSLHRGMRKEAARGEILDCLERTGIRNAAKRLTDFPHQLSGGERQRVMIAMALLTRPELLIADEPTTALDVTVQAQILTLLRELRDELNMSLLFITHNLSIVRKLADSVAVMQNGRCVEQNTAASLLTAPQHPYTRRLLNSEPSGDPVPLDADSEPLLRVEGLGVSFPVRKGILRRVVDQNPVLKDIRFSLRPGESLGLVGESGSGKSTTGLALLRLIASQGEILFDGMPLHTRNRRQMLPVRPRMQVVFQDPNSSLNPRLSILQIVEEGLRVHRPTLNAEQREKEVMLVMAEVGLDPATRHRYPAEFSGGQRQRIAIARALILKPELIILDEPTSSLDRTVQAQILTLLKGLQEKHRLAYIFISHDLQVVRALCHQVIVLRQGEVVEQGECQRVFTAPTQSYTRQLLSAD
- a CDS encoding YejG family protein, translated to MNTLQLSIVHRLPQSYRWSAGFAGSKVEPIPQSGAGCENCLVALKLLSPSDENAWPVMERLSQALTDIEVDSSVLECEGEPCLFVNSQDEFAATCRLKNFGVAIAEPFSGQYPF
- a CDS encoding ABC transporter permease, which gives rise to MPRLSPVNQARWARFRHNRRGYWSLWIFAVLFILSMCAELIANDKPLLVHFNDRWYVPVLNNYSESDFGGPFATPAEYQDPWLRDQIDTHGWALWAPIRFGANSINFATSTPFPSPPSAQNWLGTDANGGDVLARILYGTRISLLFGLMLTLFSSVMGVVAGAVQGYYGGKLDLWGQRIIEVWSGMPTLFLIILLSSVVQPGFWWLLGITVLFGWMALVGVVRAEFLRTRNFDYIRAAQALGVSDRAIIIRHMLPNAVVATLTFLPFILCSSITTLTSLDFLGFGLPLGSPSLGELLLQGKNNLQAPWLGITAFLSVAVLLSLLIFIGEAVRDAFDPDKAV